aagtgtatgtaggtgggatgaaaagccgacgatcaattgaaaattttgacctttcgtattgaagatatggatttttttcccaaaacaccaaaaaaaattaggtcttttgggaaaaaatccatatcttcaatatgaaaggtcaaaattttcaattgaccgtcggcttttcctccctgctacatacactttaagaatatatcattagatttatataatttactttgaggactgttatatatcaaaatttgaaaaatatcaaatttttataatttgtcataaaatttgtattatattgtgatttttaaaaatgaaaattatttgatatcagaaagacatgcttcgtattcagaatgcaattcgataggtctgaggtgctctcatgtcccacaaaaaaaatactgtcgaaacgcaataaacgctcattttggatcccttaagctaGCGATTTTTAGGTAAATTATACACCCGGGCAAGTAATAAACATGGTACAACTTGCCGCACTCGCCATGCTCTCTCATTAACTGTCAATGGGTATAGACCTATTCGTCACATTCAGGCCTCGAGTAAGAGAGTCCAGCGGGCCGGAGTTCGACAGGAAAGCATGTTTCCGGCGGGGAGTTTGATATGAGAGCAGGTTACATGTACACTGCAGGTTGGTCAAAAATGACCAATACTGTGGTAGAGTAAGGACAAGCTTCACGTTTTGAAACAAACTCTTCTCCCAGTGTTGCTGCTTTCCTATATAATCCTCCATGTCGGCATGTTCAGGTGAAGGCGCACTAAAGCACAGGATTAAAAAATAAAAGCCAAAAACGATTGCACTCATTTATCATCATCACAATTGTTGGACGGGTCTAGAAACTGATGCCATGTATCAATCATAATATCGGTTCTTTTAAACCCGTGTAAATTAAAAGCAGTTCTTAGTCGACACGCATCCTTTCTACTACCAGTCGTAATGAAATCATTTGAGCCTCGTAATGTAATATTTTGTCTAAATGCTAAAATTCCTGCATATGCGTCATCAATAGGAATCAGTTTCGTATTTAGCGATGATTCGTACATTTTACGAGCCGCTGctattgaaaatatataaccACCACCAGAAAAGTATGGTAAAAAGTACTTAAATGGATACGTTTCGCGCGAAACGAAATATTTTTTCCCAGTTCGAATCACCGGTGACCGGGTCATCATATGACCCAGGAAGTAGTATTCCGCTTGCAGCCTTGGAATGTTCTCCAGATGTTGTATGATACGACCAAAGTTGACAAGCATATCATCGTCACCCTTGTAGATATATCTGACTTGATCACAGTAGAGCGATGTCCAGCGAAGACCTAACACCACTTTTAGCGTTAAATTATGAAACGATTCATTAAAATCCGCGAGAATTATATCTCTTTTTTCTCTCGCttctttgattattttattcGTCATAGCGTCGGTTTGGTTGTGGGATTTGCCGAGCACGAATAACGTCCTTGCGTTGAGTGGGCTCATATACCGAGGAGCGCCCCAGGTTTGACGAATCGCGTCACGTAATTGAAAGTGCTCGGGTTGGCTACTCACTAACGCCAACAAGTATGGTGGCGCTTTGGTGAGCTCATTTCGTTCGCAGGCGTCCTTAGGATTCGCTCTAACATTTAGCACTGTATCAAAATATTTCTCATTATCAACACCTTTACACCACTCCTTAATGTCTTTTTCCTCTGGGAAATACGGCGGACATTTTTCAACAGGAGTACTGAAATTCTTCCATGCGGTAATCATTTTCTCTGCCGTGTTAAATTCACCCATTGTTACCGAATCGCGAAGATCGCAATAAGTTGCTTCTCCTCCAGCTTTTCTAAAGTTATCATTGTACCGGGGTGGTATCCGCAGCTCTTGGGCCAGCATCCCTAAGTACACATCACCGAGTGGAAACTTCTTCGCTTTTTCTGGATGTAGTAATACTTTGGTGTAACCTTGTTGTATGAAATGTTTTGAGACGATGAATCCTGCCCCTCCAATGCAAAATGGCGGGTAAAATTCACCTTTATATTTGTCTGCACCAACATAGTTCCATTCTTTTTTATTCTCTCTTTGAGGTCGTTCATTCTTTTTGCTCCTCCCAATAAAAGCACCCTTGGTCCCATCGGCTTTATCTATAATCCTCACTATATTAGCGTAGTTTAGAAACAGTTCATCGTTTCCAATCATGACAAATTTAGCGAAATGACACTTAACGAGGATCCATTTGAACGCCGCCATGATTCGTGACGTCGGAGGTGTAGTCTTCTTCACAGACTCATGCACATTTGTTTGTAATATATCACCATACTCATCGTTTTCGGATTTCAACTTTTGCGCCATTTCGCTTCTCAACGGTTCAGTCGGTGGTGTACCGATAAAAAACAACGTTCTGACTTTCTTACCCTTTACATCTTCAATTCCACCGTATGTATTTCTAATTGCTTGTCTTTCTTTCACATTCTTTGGATAGGATAAAATCAATGAAACCAGGAACATGTCTCGTCCTGAGGAGGGGCATTTCTCACTAGTTGGCATGATAGGAAACTGTAGCTCATCGTGAAACCATTTACCATCTCTCTGCTCTATTATCTGTAAAAACGTTTCTTGTTCAATTTTTGCCTCACCCTCTATACCATCATCACTTTCTGCATTATTTCGACGACCTTTCGCTCCGACTGCGACACCTTTCTCCTTCTCAATATCTTTCTCCTTCTCTACTTTTTTCTCCTTCTCCATATCATTCACCTTCTCTCGAATTCTATCAACCATAATTTTGGCATTCTCTTCCTTCTTACCATCATCCTCCCGTACTTCTCCAGATTCCTTTTCCTCTAACTTCGCAGCGAGTATAGCTTGTCGTTTTTCCTCTAAACTCCTCAACACAATTCGATGATATTCCATTTCAGCGAAGCGTTGCGATTGTGCAACATCACCCAGATTTGATGGTGGTTCATCAGAGAGGTACAGCATCACCATGGCCACCTTGGTCATCGCGAAGATGACGCAGAAGAAGAGAAAGAATACCAGACGGTCGTTACTGGACTGCATCCTGATGGCAGGTAGGTAGCACTTTCGAGTTGTATGGAGAATAGCGGTTAACCTTTTAATTCGACGCCAGAAGCAGCAGTTGGGTATACATACAGGACTCGCCGACGATTCAACTTAGACATCACAATCTGTAGTTTAAAATTCTGGAGAAAAATATAAAGAATTGCTTTTATTTGAACCCATAGCCTACATACATAATCATGACTGCATCCATGACTTTCATAAGTATCTAAATGACTGCGTCATTGGCATATGCTTTGTTTTATGGTCCTAAATACATGTAGGTGTCCGATTGGTAGCGTATAGgcatgtggaaaagaactgtattAACAAAAACAAAGTATGTATACCCAAGGATTTGTATTTGGCCATgttggcatgtcgctttcttgaaatatcaccaaaaatatcaaatttgggaaaaacgtcccaaaatttaaaacaaacatgcaaTTGGCACTTATCGACCCAGTCACTGGGGTAACTTTGGGGTAACTGTATATACTTTAAGTTTGCCCATACCAGAGCCCTTGAAGTGTGTGAAAAGTAgctttaaaaattgttattttggaccaccctgtacatgtatatataaagtGAATATCCTATAGAAAGAAAATGTTTTGACCTACCATCGGAACGTTTAAATTGTTTTTGATTGAGCAAATACAATAATTTTTCAGTGGGTGAACATTAACACATCGAATGACCTTAAACGTGTAAGAGACCGTGTTAATCTGCTCAAGTACATGGTTTGATGCCATCGGATCGAAAAACAAAACTTAGTTTAGGATTGTCACGGCTGGTGTTGCAATGGCAACATCTTGAAATTGTCTATAATACCCATATTGGGTCATCAAGCTCAAGTGGTTGATTTTTTAATTGCAATATTAATTATCTTCGTATGAGAAGAGTATCGCTGACTTGATCAAAGAAAATCCCAAGAGAATTTACGCATTCCCCAGATCCAATCGGACTGTTGGACAATTGAAAAACAAAGACGGAGGTATAATACCGCCAGGCAAAGAAACGACTGAAGAACTTAACAATTTCACATCAGTCTTTACAAAAGAAGTCGATGAGCCACCAGAAGCGCCGAGAATGTGCAATGGTGAAGAAAGCTAAAAACTCAGAACTATATGATCCCCGGCTATGATCATTGAGCCAGATCAAGTTGAGAAACTTTGCTATAAACCCCAGCAAAGCCGCAGGACCAGATAATGTTTCCACAAGGCTGCTATACGGGAGCTTGCAAGTGAACTAGCTTAACCGTTAGTCTTCAACCACTCCCTAAGAAGGTTACGTACCAGAACAGAAGAATGGAGGATTGCAAATGTAACATGTGTACAAGAAGGGCCAAGATCATCTGCTGGAAATTACAGACCAATTAGTCTCACATCAATAATTTGCAAAACAATGGAGAAACTAATCGAAGACCAATTAACTACTCATCTTGACAAACATAACCTCATCAGAGACACTCAACATGGCTTTATGAAAGGCAGATCTTGTACTACAAACCTACTACTAATGCACTTTAAATAGTAAAAAAGCATATATTGCTGAAGAGCACCCCGTTGATGTCACCTAGACCTGCAAAAAGCCTTTGACAAAGTACCGCACAAAAGACTGTTGCAAAAACTAAAAGCTCACAGCATAGACGGCCAAGTATACTGAGATGGATATAACTTCAGCGtggccagggccggatttaccatagg
Above is a genomic segment from Amphiura filiformis chromosome 10, Afil_fr2py, whole genome shotgun sequence containing:
- the LOC140162685 gene encoding uncharacterized protein, whose amino-acid sequence is MQSSNDRLVFFLFFCVIFAMTKVAMVMLYLSDEPPSNLGDVAQSQRFAEMEYHRIVLRSLEEKRQAILAAKLEEKESGEVREDDGKKEENAKIMVDRIREKVNDMEKEKKVEKEKDIEKEKGVAVGAKGRRNNAESDDGIEGEAKIEQETFLQIIEQRDGKWFHDELQFPIMPTSEKCPSSGRDMFLVSLILSYPKNVKERQAIRNTYGGIEDVKGKKVRTLFFIGTPPTEPLRSEMAQKLKSENDEYGDILQTNVHESVKKTTPPTSRIMAAFKWILVKCHFAKFVMIGNDELFLNYANIVRIIDKADGTKGAFIGRSKKNERPQRENKKEWNYVGADKYKGEFYPPFCIGGAGFIVSKHFIQQGYTKVLLHPEKAKKFPLGDVYLGMLAQELRIPPRYNDNFRKAGGEATYCDLRDSVTMGEFNTAEKMITAWKNFSTPVEKCPPYFPEEKDIKEWCKGVDNEKYFDTVLNVRANPKDACERNELTKAPPYLLALVSSQPEHFQLRDAIRQTWGAPRYMSPLNARTLFVLGKSHNQTDAMTNKIIKEAREKRDIILADFNESFHNLTLKVVLGLRWTSLYCDQVRYIYKGDDDMLVNFGRIIQHLENIPRLQAEYYFLGHMMTRSPVIRTGKKYFVSRETYPFKYFLPYFSGGGYIFSIAAARKMYESSLNTKLIPIDDAYAGILAFRQNITLRGSNDFITTGSRKDACRLRTAFNLHGFKRTDIMIDTWHQFLDPSNNCDDDK